CTGAACCTCACCCAGACGGAGACACTCTTCCTTGCAATCGCCCTCTCCATCACCTCCATCGGTGTATCTGTACGGATACTTGTTGATTACAAGCAGTTGAACACGGTCCTCGGGACTGCTATCGTGAGTGCCGCCGTCCTTGACGACATCATCGGAATATTTCTGTTAGGCATCCTCTCCGCAGTTGCGATGCAGGGTACCACCCTCGCCGTGGATTTCCTCCCTGCGGGACTGCTTGTGGCCATCATCTTTCTCGTCCTCTTTGTCATCTTTGCACCCCGGTTGCTGCGTTGGCTCTTTGACCTGGCCCGAAAGACCGAAACGCACGAGATGGTCTATTCGGTTGCGATCATCCTCGCAATTGGGAGCGCCTGGCTCTCCCACGCGGCAGGACTGCACTATTCCATCGGTGCGTTCATCGCGGGCCTCATTCTCGGGGACCAGATCCGGAGTGACCGCCTGCTCTTTGACAGCCTGATGGACTTTGGATTCGGGTTCTTTGTAACCCTCTTCTTTGCTTCCGTCGGTCTTCTCTTCAGTTTCACACGGGAAACCTTCCTCTCCCCCTACATCATTCCCATCATCGTGGTCGCCATCGCGGGCAAAATCATCGGCGGCTATATCGGCTCCTTCCATTTTCTCCCCCGGGCGGAGGCTTTCCTCGTGGGTCTCGGAATGACACCGCGGGGGGAAATCGCCCTTGTCGTCGCCAAGGTAGCCCTCGTGGGAGGAATCATCGGGAGTGCCCTCTTCTCTGCCGTGACCGTCATGGTGATTGTAACGATCATTGTCACCCCGCTTCTGATGAAACACGGATTTGTATGGGCAGGGATTCGCGAAAAGGAATGATCCTGAAGGAAGCCTAATGAGAACCATATTCAGTTCGTTCTAATGCCGAATTGATCTCAGGAATGCCACATACCGCGACAAAACGTGAATAAAGCCACAAATAATCTCCAAAAACGCAATTAGACCCGCTGACATCCTGCGAAATACATCCATACAGAGGGGCAGAGAGAGGTATAATCACCCGGAGAGATACTATCCATCCTCTCACATATTTTAGAGAATAACGGCCCCATATTTCTCTCAAATCTTCCGTATTTTGGCGAATACCAGTCATTATAGGTGTTTATTCAACGGGAAAATACACAGAGAGAAATACGTCAGGTTTAGCCTCTGATCATCCAATTCAGGAAGGCACAGAGGGCGGGAAAGAGAGAGAAAAGATAGGGGGACATTCGGGAAGGTGGAGGTCAGAAAAACTGCTCTTGTTTCCCGTTTTTCTAACCAGACAGATTGGTAGTCATGCACGATTTTACCCAACATTCCGGGCGTATTGGGGAGATTACACCATTCAAACGTCCCGATCAGATCTCCCCTTCTCTGACAAGAAACGCAATGATATCACACATCTCCACCAGACCGATGGAAATGCCATCGTCATCCACCACAATAACATCCGGGTGCCGGTTCTTCTCCATCGCCAGCAGCGTCTCTGCAACGGTGGCGGATCTGGGCACCGTTACATGGCTGCGGGTCATCAGATCTCCTGCATGGAG
Above is a window of Methanogenium organophilum DNA encoding:
- a CDS encoding cation:proton antiporter encodes the protein MDVILQILFLLISAKLFGELVERAGYPALIGEIAAGILLGPSLLGLVTPNETLEVFADIGIIALLFVSGAEMNLKSFLERRNVAVTTAVAGVLVPFGGGILLGHLLNLTQTETLFLAIALSITSIGVSVRILVDYKQLNTVLGTAIVSAAVLDDIIGIFLLGILSAVAMQGTTLAVDFLPAGLLVAIIFLVLFVIFAPRLLRWLFDLARKTETHEMVYSVAIILAIGSAWLSHAAGLHYSIGAFIAGLILGDQIRSDRLLFDSLMDFGFGFFVTLFFASVGLLFSFTRETFLSPYIIPIIVVAIAGKIIGGYIGSFHFLPRAEAFLVGLGMTPRGEIALVVAKVALVGGIIGSALFSAVTVMVIVTIIVTPLLMKHGFVWAGIREKE